In Hirschia baltica ATCC 49814, the genomic stretch CATTGAATGCCGAGCTTGAAATTCAGGGTATTGTGTTGACGATGTATGACAAGCGTCAAGCGCAATCGGCGCAGGTCGAAGCAGACGTCAGATCGTTCTTTGGTTCTAAAGTGTATGAGACAGTCATTCCAAGGAATGTGAGATTGTCTGAAGCGCCTGGTTTTGGAAAACCTGCTTTGCTTTACGATCACAAATGTTCCGGTAGTGAGGCATATATCAAGCTGGCCAGTGAAGTGATTCAAAGAGAACGGGAGCGTGCATAATATGGCTAAAGACATAAACAAAGAAGATGCAGCGCCTAAAGCGAAACCATCACGGCTAGGTCGTGGATTGATGGATTTGATTGGTGAGCAAGCTCTACAACCAGATTCAGCGGCAAAGAAAACAGTGCCAGCAAGTGGTTCTGGTTTGGCAAAATTAAACGCTCTTGAAATTCCGATTAAATCAATTACTGGAAACCCAAACCAACCGCGTCAGACTTTCAAAGAAGAAGACCTTGCTGAGTTAGAAGCGTCCATTCGTATTAAGGGCGTTATTCAACCCATTCTCGTGCGACCTGATCCTAATAAGGGCGATGGTAAGTATCAGATTGTTGCTGGAGAGCGCCGCTGGCGTGCAGCGACGCGTGCTGGGCTGCGCACTGTACCGGCTGTTATCAAAGAGCTGGATGAGTTAGAGGTTCTTGAAATTGGTGTCATCGAGAATGTGCAACGCGCAGACTTGAACCCATTAGAGGAAGCGGAAGCTTATCAATCTTTGATCAAACGGTTTGGTCGAACGCAGGATATGCTGGCGGATCATGTTGGAAAAAGTCGTCCTCATATCGCAAATACGCTCCGGCTATTAAATCTTCCTGATGAAGCGCGTGATCTTTTGAGAGAAGGTCATCTAAGTGCTGGACATGCACGGGCGGCATTGGGTGCTCCAGATCCTATGCTTGTGGTAGAGCGTGTGATGAAAAATGGTCTGTCTGTGCGTGATACCGAAAAATTAGCGCATAAGTTCAGAATGCTTGCTGAAAATGGTATGAAAGAGAAATCTGCTACCAAACCCGCAGGCCATAAAGACGTTGATACAGAAGCGTTGGAATCTGATCTAGCGCACGCGCTTGGCTTGAATGTTGAAATTAAACATAAGGGCAATAAGGGCGGTGAGATCAAAATTCAGTACACGCAATTAGAGCAGTTGGATGATGTGTGTCGGCGTCTTACCTCTGCGCGGACGACACGCTGATCTACACCTGACGACGGCTGAAGCGATCTATGACGATCTTTAAAATGGCTTCGGCAGGTATGCCACCTTGTTTGCAGGTTTTCTCAGCTGCATACAGGGTGGACAATGCGCGGTTTAATCTGGCGGCATCCCAATCTTTTAGCATCTTATTGAAAGCAGGTCGGTCGCGATCAAATACTGGTGGCCTTAGAAAACGTGCTCCAGACTGAGCATCGATAACTCTCAATAGTCTGTAGTGCAGTGTCCTTAGCGCTGAGATAGCTGAGCCGCCTGCATCCAAAAAACGGTCGAGTGACTTATTGGCTTCATCAATATCGCCCGCTAAAGCTGCGTCAGCTGCGTTGTCAGCGCCGCGCGGTTGTTCTGTAGAGCAGATAGCTTTGATGTCATCTGGTTGGATTGAGCGACCAAGGTCAAAGGCGTAAAGGCTAAGCTTTTCTATCTCTGCATTTGCGAGGCGCCTGTCACCGGGTAGCTCGGCTGCAAATTGTTCCAGAGCAAGCTCGTCAATCTGGATATTTTGATCGCTTAGCTTGATACGGATGTATTCACTAGTCTCGACGTCTGAGTCAGCAAAAAATTGTAAGCATGCTGTATCGGGAGACGTAGAGAAGCTAGTGCGAAGTTTAGAACTTTTTTTAAGTTCTCCTGCTTCCAGAATGAGAAAATTCTCTGGGTATAATTTACCCGTAGCGATTTGGTCCACGATCGCAATCAATTGTTTGGCGATCGATTCATTGCTTAATCGCACGCGAAGGATCTGTTTGATACCTAGCAAAGAAACTGCGCTAAGATGCTCAGTCAGCAAGCCAGGGTCTTTCTTCAATTCGTCTTCATGTAAACGAACAATGTCGAGTTCGGAGTTTTCAACCTTACGCCATTTCTGAACTAGCGTTTGTGCAGCGTCTGACACGACGCCAAGATCTTCGCCAAATGCAAGCACTACATTTATGCCTGCTTTAGGCCTTTGAACAAAATTTAGAGCTTTGTCGCCTGATAAGTTCAAGGAATACGGTCCAGTTTATCTTGGTTGTCCTCAAGAGATTTAGCTGCATCATCTTCTTCTGCAGTTTCAGTAAGGGTGGACTCTGCTTCCTTCATTTGAATATCTTGTCTTGATGAGGTTGCATCTAGAGAAAGTTGTTCTTGTAAGCGCCGCGACAGCAGATAAGCGACACGTTCTCGTGCATCCGTTTGTAGTGCGATATCTCCATATTCAGAATTAGCGACGTCGTAATCAGTTTGGACGCTCACAGATCCGGATAACAAAACCCTACCTTCAATATCTCGTAGAGTGTAATTTGCCGTACCAATTATAGTGGTGCGAGAGACCCCAACATTGGCTTTAAGATTTAAGCGTTGCAAACCTTCTACTGCGGTAACAGTTAAAAATGCACCATCTTCTATTCCTGGAAGTCCGCTACTAAGTGTGCGTGTTAATTCCTGCCGCAACCTATGCCCGATACGCCCATCAATTTGCATGACTTTGATAGGCCCAT encodes the following:
- the holA gene encoding DNA polymerase III subunit delta, whose translation is MNLSGDKALNFVQRPKAGINVVLAFGEDLGVVSDAAQTLVQKWRKVENSELDIVRLHEDELKKDPGLLTEHLSAVSLLGIKQILRVRLSNESIAKQLIAIVDQIATGKLYPENFLILEAGELKKSSKLRTSFSTSPDTACLQFFADSDVETSEYIRIKLSDQNIQIDELALEQFAAELPGDRRLANAEIEKLSLYAFDLGRSIQPDDIKAICSTEQPRGADNAADAALAGDIDEANKSLDRFLDAGGSAISALRTLHYRLLRVIDAQSGARFLRPPVFDRDRPAFNKMLKDWDAARLNRALSTLYAAEKTCKQGGIPAEAILKIVIDRFSRRQV
- a CDS encoding ParB/RepB/Spo0J family partition protein; the encoded protein is MAKDINKEDAAPKAKPSRLGRGLMDLIGEQALQPDSAAKKTVPASGSGLAKLNALEIPIKSITGNPNQPRQTFKEEDLAELEASIRIKGVIQPILVRPDPNKGDGKYQIVAGERRWRAATRAGLRTVPAVIKELDELEVLEIGVIENVQRADLNPLEEAEAYQSLIKRFGRTQDMLADHVGKSRPHIANTLRLLNLPDEARDLLREGHLSAGHARAALGAPDPMLVVERVMKNGLSVRDTEKLAHKFRMLAENGMKEKSATKPAGHKDVDTEALESDLAHALGLNVEIKHKGNKGGEIKIQYTQLEQLDDVCRRLTSARTTR